The proteins below come from a single Tissierella sp. MB52-C2 genomic window:
- a CDS encoding McbB family protein, producing MKYKVFPFLITNSEEMSVIQNSQNTVIIKNLQMIDFFNWIDSNGVYEVSMKQLNEIFNEQTEKAIEFMQKNNLIGEIKQKIISYEDVTIVSNDEIFIKSMKFNSKGHNQKFIYELLPRDFYDFKINNPKNLYIFFTNPFHYKYYTELVNIVRENNILSRFGFYYEQRIFLSNYYKQEWYNPCPLCFFGNMESSLRGNSKLLNTVSFQNLLDLIYKKEPGFEVENAFNNYSILTFVDTLLNDLDIVDNSQINNVKYIDFNKNIVLSDQAIHWELCDCYE from the coding sequence TTGAAATATAAAGTTTTTCCTTTTCTTATAACAAATAGTGAAGAAATGTCAGTAATACAAAATTCTCAAAATACAGTAATTATAAAAAATTTACAGATGATTGATTTTTTTAATTGGATTGATTCTAATGGAGTATATGAAGTTTCCATGAAGCAGTTAAATGAAATATTTAATGAGCAAACGGAGAAAGCAATAGAATTTATGCAAAAGAATAATCTAATAGGAGAAATAAAACAGAAAATTATAAGCTATGAAGATGTCACAATAGTATCTAATGATGAAATCTTTATAAAAAGCATGAAATTCAACTCCAAAGGCCATAATCAAAAATTTATATATGAATTATTACCAAGAGATTTCTATGACTTTAAAATTAATAATCCAAAAAATTTATATATATTTTTTACAAACCCCTTTCATTATAAATACTACACAGAGCTAGTTAATATAGTTAGAGAGAATAATATTTTATCAAGGTTTGGATTCTACTATGAACAACGCATATTTTTATCAAACTACTATAAACAGGAGTGGTATAATCCTTGCCCTCTATGTTTTTTTGGTAATATGGAATCTTCTTTAAGAGGGAACTCTAAACTTTTAAATACAGTATCTTTTCAAAATCTTTTAGATTTGATTTATAAGAAGGAACCCGGATTTGAAGTTGAAAATGCCTTCAATAACTATAGTATTTTAACTTTTGTAGATACCCTTTTAAATGATTTAGATATTGTTGATAATTCACAAATTAACAATGTTAAATATATAGATTTTAATAAAAATATTGTGTTATCAGATCAAGCCATACATTGGGAGCTGTGTGATTGCTATGAATAA
- a CDS encoding DUF2268 domain-containing putative Zn-dependent protease codes for MKKKRFIALIFSIISIFAMVGCEKETSSIETESKFNIVFPEEEIREYIEKARENEEDIDKLYEEIIYEPIRVGFREGTSYTDDHIPRVQYSIKNLDKLENQLEIFIESDIVQIAKEALDKCDDVLFSGGTTVYIMSFDPNNIYFPIGPVEGITSTNGKILVEVNPMIGDWETLFPHIIAHEYHHSVSMDKDKERVFTMLDALLFEGRADLFANIVYPDLETSWTSLLPIIREKEIWNKIKENLNSVDYKYQREIMFGGVKGIPTNCGYKIGYNIMQEFIKNNPDVSVEEWTGMKAEEIFEKSGYEESLEKRLKEYNN; via the coding sequence ATGAAGAAAAAAAGATTTATAGCATTAATTTTTTCAATTATCTCAATCTTCGCAATGGTAGGCTGTGAAAAAGAAACTTCTAGTATAGAAACTGAATCTAAATTTAATATAGTTTTTCCAGAGGAAGAGATAAGAGAATACATTGAAAAAGCTAGAGAAAATGAAGAAGATATAGATAAACTATATGAAGAGATAATATATGAGCCTATACGAGTTGGATTTAGGGAGGGAACTTCCTATACTGATGATCATATTCCTAGAGTTCAATATTCCATTAAAAATTTAGATAAACTAGAGAACCAATTAGAAATATTTATTGAATCGGACATAGTTCAAATAGCAAAAGAAGCCTTAGATAAATGTGATGATGTTTTATTTAGTGGAGGGACTACAGTATATATAATGTCATTTGATCCTAATAATATATATTTTCCAATAGGGCCAGTAGAAGGAATTACAAGTACAAATGGAAAGATTCTGGTAGAAGTTAATCCTATGATTGGGGATTGGGAAACCTTATTTCCTCATATTATTGCCCATGAATATCATCATAGTGTGTCCATGGATAAAGATAAGGAAAGAGTTTTTACTATGCTAGATGCTTTACTGTTCGAAGGAAGAGCCGATTTATTTGCAAATATAGTTTATCCAGACTTAGAAACATCGTGGACATCTTTGCTTCCAATAATAAGAGAAAAAGAAATATGGAATAAGATAAAAGAAAATCTTAATAGTGTAGATTATAAATATCAAAGGGAGATAATGTTTGGAGGGGTCAAAGGTATTCCAACAAATTGTGGTTATAAAATAGGATACAATATAATGCAAGAATTTATAAAGAACAATCCAGATGTTAGTGTAGAAGAATGGACGGGCATGAAAGCTGAGGAAATTTTTGAAAAGAGTGGATATGAAGAAAGTTTGGAAAAGAGGTTGAAGGAATATAATAACTGA
- a CDS encoding 5'-nucleotidase C-terminal domain-containing protein, which translates to MSKRFISIFMAIILILGLGMPTLAAEEIVFSDVSESPYEQAIMELHTKGVISSNPNNKFYPERILTKAEAATLLVRGFKLSEIEPLMVEDVELEKKFSYSNPLEVITDAFSIPSSKDLINHWGMSYIEGLLKVRVDKVENNEYKPNDTLTKAKFTEMIAKVVLGVDKEIDFIKEIVDLGLVSKEFATSDELINREEAAYILHGILSNPDFKVITVFATSDIHGHLEPYKATGMEREIGGLSKMSKIIKDFRKKQPNTLLIDGGDAPYNTNIANLFEGASTIEVMNEMGYDAMALGNHDFDFPFEVMKRNAGSARFPFLSSNTYFEEKYPEFLKPSVIKEVDGIKVGIVGITDDMSHVYTHPNNVKGITFKEQFEATQKAIDAIKDETDIIITLAHIHGNNPILPTKVKGIDIEIGGGQDVVGFPQDIEGTWLISPGKHAEVLNQININVLDNKMIGLNFAHIFLTENLENDPVVENIIGKYRTQLDEKMKEVVGESTVALDGERGTARMKESNLANVIADSLLDITGADIALQNGGGVRASIAQGPITMNDVYAVLPFDNTVVVVEATGETIWKTLEHGVSWYPGAAGGFLQVAGLKYTFDASKEVGSRVTEVLFDGKPIEMDKVYKVVSNDFLTGGGDNFTMLKDEATEILRTKLYLRDVFVEYLMKVKTVSPELEGRITVINPAE; encoded by the coding sequence ATGAGTAAAAGATTTATTAGCATTTTTATGGCAATCATTCTAATATTAGGACTAGGTATGCCAACATTAGCAGCAGAGGAGATTGTTTTCAGTGATGTTTCGGAATCACCCTATGAACAAGCTATAATGGAGTTACATACTAAGGGTGTTATTAGTTCCAACCCTAATAATAAGTTTTATCCTGAAAGAATATTAACAAAGGCAGAAGCTGCTACATTATTAGTGAGAGGTTTCAAGCTATCTGAAATTGAGCCACTTATGGTAGAAGATGTAGAGTTAGAAAAGAAATTTAGCTATAGTAATCCATTAGAAGTAATAACAGATGCATTCTCTATTCCTTCTTCAAAGGATCTAATTAATCATTGGGGAATGAGTTATATTGAAGGATTATTGAAAGTAAGAGTAGATAAAGTTGAAAATAATGAATATAAACCAAATGACACTCTTACAAAAGCAAAATTTACTGAGATGATAGCGAAAGTAGTACTTGGAGTAGATAAAGAAATTGATTTCATCAAAGAAATAGTTGATTTAGGTCTTGTTTCTAAGGAATTTGCTACTTCTGATGAGTTGATAAATAGAGAAGAAGCTGCATATATTCTTCACGGTATCTTATCCAATCCTGATTTTAAGGTAATCACTGTATTTGCAACATCTGATATCCATGGTCATTTAGAGCCATATAAGGCGACAGGAATGGAAAGAGAAATAGGTGGACTTTCTAAAATGAGTAAGATTATAAAAGATTTTAGAAAAAAACAACCTAATACTCTATTAATAGATGGTGGTGATGCACCTTATAATACCAATATTGCTAATTTATTTGAAGGAGCATCAACTATAGAGGTAATGAATGAAATGGGTTATGATGCTATGGCATTAGGAAATCATGACTTTGATTTTCCTTTCGAAGTTATGAAAAGAAATGCTGGCAGTGCTAGGTTCCCATTCTTATCATCAAATACTTATTTTGAAGAAAAATATCCAGAGTTTTTAAAACCATCTGTTATAAAGGAAGTAGATGGAATTAAAGTAGGGATTGTTGGTATAACAGATGATATGAGTCATGTATATACTCATCCTAATAATGTTAAAGGAATTACTTTTAAAGAGCAATTTGAAGCTACACAAAAGGCTATAGATGCTATTAAGGATGAAACAGATATAATAATAACTCTTGCACATATTCATGGAAACAATCCTATACTTCCTACAAAGGTAAAGGGTATTGATATAGAAATCGGCGGTGGACAAGACGTAGTTGGGTTTCCACAAGACATTGAAGGAACTTGGTTAATTTCTCCTGGAAAACATGCAGAAGTATTAAATCAGATAAATATTAATGTATTAGATAATAAAATGATAGGTCTTAATTTTGCACATATTTTCCTAACTGAAAATCTTGAAAATGATCCAGTAGTGGAAAATATAATAGGAAAGTATAGAACTCAACTAGATGAAAAGATGAAAGAAGTAGTAGGAGAATCTACTGTAGCCTTAGATGGTGAAAGAGGAACAGCAAGGATGAAAGAATCTAATCTAGCAAATGTAATTGCAGATAGTTTATTAGATATAACCGGTGCTGATATTGCTCTTCAAAATGGTGGTGGAGTAAGGGCGAGTATTGCTCAAGGACCTATTACTATGAATGACGTGTATGCAGTTTTACCATTTGATAATACAGTAGTTGTAGTAGAAGCTACTGGTGAAACTATATGGAAGACTTTAGAGCATGGAGTATCATGGTATCCAGGCGCTGCAGGTGGCTTCTTACAAGTAGCAGGACTTAAATATACATTTGATGCATCTAAAGAGGTAGGTTCAAGAGTTACAGAAGTTCTATTTGATGGTAAACCTATAGAAATGGATAAGGTTTATAAGGTTGTATCAAATGATTTCCTAACAGGTGGAGGAGATAACTTCACTATGCTTAAGGATGAAGCAACAGAAATATTAAGAACTAAACTTTATTTAAGAGATGTTTTTGTAGAATATCTAATGAAGGTTAAAACAGTATCTCCAGAATTGGAAGGAAGAATAACTGTTATTAATCCAGCAGAATAA
- a CDS encoding sigma 54-interacting transcriptional regulator translates to MDYKNVIELIINNLEEGIIVVDSNLNIRYFNESSRNITGFDPKEAIGKNILQVFPNIKKENSTFHKVINSKTPIIEHVQNYINYVGKSVSIVTSTIPIINDGKIEGAIEIFKDLTNVVELSEKILMLQSTLHGKDVGFNKFFQNGTQYHLSDMIGQSKLISELKLKVQKVANSNSPVFVFGETGTGKELVVQGLHNLSYRRNKPFIAQNCGALPENLLESILFGTVQGSFTGAKDKQGLFELADGGTLFLDELNSMKLGLQSKLLRVIEDGMVRRVGSTKTTVVDVRLVVASNEEPKKLVKENKLREDLYYRLNVLNISIPPLRNRKEDIPILVEHFIKICNDKMDKSVKSVDKHVMEYFLNNDWPGNVRELQNTIEGAMNFAEDEYIRLEDLQTYNGPYTKNIEMEHFEHRISKDIGLKMAVEEYEKNIIKLALDEAGNNYAQAARNLKIPKQTLYSKLKKYKINEKEGSLL, encoded by the coding sequence ATGGATTACAAAAATGTCATAGAGTTGATCATCAATAATTTAGAAGAAGGCATAATAGTTGTAGATTCAAATCTAAATATTAGATACTTCAATGAATCATCTAGAAATATTACAGGATTTGATCCTAAAGAAGCCATAGGAAAAAACATTCTTCAAGTATTTCCAAACATTAAAAAAGAAAACAGTACTTTTCATAAAGTAATTAATAGTAAAACACCTATAATTGAACATGTTCAAAACTATATTAATTATGTGGGAAAAAGTGTTTCAATAGTTACATCTACAATTCCAATAATTAATGATGGCAAAATTGAAGGAGCAATTGAAATTTTTAAGGACTTGACTAATGTAGTAGAATTATCAGAGAAGATACTTATGTTACAAAGCACATTACATGGTAAAGATGTGGGTTTTAATAAGTTTTTTCAGAATGGAACACAATACCATTTATCTGATATGATTGGTCAAAGTAAATTGATAAGTGAACTTAAACTAAAAGTACAAAAGGTTGCTAATAGCAATTCACCAGTATTTGTATTTGGAGAGACAGGTACGGGAAAAGAATTGGTAGTACAAGGATTACATAATTTAAGCTATAGGAGAAACAAGCCTTTTATTGCACAAAACTGTGGAGCATTACCTGAAAACTTGCTTGAAAGTATACTTTTTGGCACAGTGCAGGGAAGTTTTACTGGTGCCAAGGATAAGCAAGGGTTATTTGAATTAGCTGATGGTGGTACATTGTTTTTAGATGAATTAAATTCTATGAAATTAGGGCTGCAATCAAAGTTGCTACGTGTAATTGAAGATGGTATGGTAAGGAGAGTAGGAAGTACCAAAACTACTGTTGTAGATGTTAGATTAGTCGTAGCTTCTAATGAAGAGCCTAAGAAACTTGTAAAGGAAAATAAACTTAGAGAGGATTTATACTATAGATTAAATGTACTAAATATAAGTATACCACCTCTTAGAAATAGGAAAGAAGACATTCCAATTTTGGTTGAACATTTTATCAAGATTTGTAATGATAAGATGGACAAATCAGTTAAATCAGTGGATAAGCATGTAATGGAATATTTTTTGAATAATGATTGGCCGGGAAATGTAAGGGAGTTACAGAATACCATTGAGGGTGCTATGAATTTTGCTGAGGATGAGTATATTAGATTGGAAGATCTCCAAACCTACAATGGGCCTTATACAAAAAATATAGAAATGGAACATTTTGAACATAGAATATCAAAAGATATAGGACTTAAAATGGCAGTAGAAGAATACGAAAAAAATATTATTAAGTTAGCTCTTGATGAAGCAGGTAATAACTATGCTCAGGCAGCAAGAAATCTTAAGATACCAAAACAAACACTTTACAGTAAATTGAAGAAATATAAAATAAATGAAAAAGAAGGAAGTCTACTATAA
- a CDS encoding ATP-binding cassette domain-containing protein, with amino-acid sequence MILEIKNIRKSFSGTEVLHGVSFSITSGKALGFLGRNGAGKTTTIRILMGLFDANEGEILLDGKPFNPREHSIGYLPEERGLYPKQKILDQLIYFGELRGLSRKKAKENTLYWLEKLGVLEYKDKKLETLSKGNQQKVQIAETLLCNPDIIVLDEPFSGLDPVNSQILKDVINELIDKQKLVIFSSHQMTYVEEFCEEIALINKGDIVLTGNLKSIKKEYGANRITLSAINLNINELQNVLFNKMKDINILESKNDYLIIELINGKTKNELLNDLIGLNIDIEKFSIYEPTLTDIFVQKVGDR; translated from the coding sequence ATGATACTTGAGATAAAAAACATACGCAAAAGTTTTTCAGGGACTGAAGTGTTACATGGCGTATCTTTTTCAATAACGAGTGGTAAAGCATTGGGATTTCTCGGTAGAAACGGTGCTGGTAAAACTACAACCATTAGAATACTTATGGGATTATTTGATGCAAATGAAGGAGAAATCCTTTTAGATGGAAAACCTTTTAACCCTAGAGAACATTCAATAGGTTATCTTCCAGAAGAAAGAGGACTATATCCTAAGCAAAAGATATTAGACCAACTTATTTATTTTGGAGAGTTAAGAGGATTATCTAGAAAGAAGGCTAAAGAAAATACATTATATTGGCTAGAAAAACTAGGTGTATTGGAGTACAAAGATAAAAAGCTAGAAACTCTTTCTAAGGGAAATCAACAAAAGGTACAGATAGCAGAAACCTTACTATGTAATCCAGATATAATTGTATTAGATGAACCCTTTAGTGGTCTAGATCCTGTTAATTCTCAGATACTTAAGGATGTCATTAATGAGTTAATAGATAAGCAAAAATTGGTTATCTTCTCTAGCCATCAAATGACCTATGTAGAAGAATTTTGTGAAGAAATTGCTCTTATAAACAAAGGAGATATTGTTTTGACAGGGAATCTAAAGTCTATAAAGAAAGAGTATGGTGCTAATAGAATAACATTAAGTGCTATTAATCTTAATATTAATGAATTGCAAAATGTTTTGTTTAATAAAATGAAAGATATAAATATACTTGAATCTAAAAATGATTATTTAATTATCGAATTAATTAATGGTAAAACCAAAAATGAGCTGTTAAATGATTTAATAGGACTTAATATTGATATTGAAAAGTTTTCAATATATGAGCCAACTCTAACAGATATATTTGTACAAAAGGTAGGTGATAGATAG
- a CDS encoding ABC transporter permease, which yields MRDLLTVLKFELFNFLKNKVFKVSTIILCLLVIIGLTIPTIMDAFGKPIFGDKKKEETSHTESKIKYGVLIKEDTIKLDDLQSQLPDNELINVKNEDELSNLVISDTIDAGFIVNSPINYEYLVKNTSMDDGNRFTFENVLLNLYRNKTLSEKGIDYNEVLEVYNTPIEYETTVLGKDGMKNYLYTYILIFGLYFVVLFYGQLTATSVASEKSNRTMEILVTSTSTKNLIFGKVIAGALAGIIQFGALILVASITYRLNDQAWNNNLDFIFNIPGNVLATFSTFGILGYLFYLFIYGVIGALVSRTEDVGTSSTPLTIVFIVAFFISMMGLTNPDMYALKVASFVPFTSFMAMFVRVSMGNVSTFQIVISLLILAVSTIITGIFGAKIYRLGTLMYGNPIKITKAIKMLKDK from the coding sequence GTGAGAGATCTTTTGACAGTGCTTAAATTTGAATTATTTAATTTCTTAAAAAATAAGGTATTTAAGGTTTCTACTATTATCCTATGTTTATTAGTAATAATAGGACTTACTATACCAACTATAATGGATGCCTTTGGTAAACCAATTTTCGGTGATAAAAAGAAAGAAGAAACATCTCATACTGAGTCTAAGATTAAATATGGAGTTTTAATTAAAGAAGATACAATTAAATTAGATGATTTACAATCTCAATTACCAGATAATGAATTAATCAATGTAAAAAATGAAGATGAGTTAAGCAATTTAGTTATATCAGATACTATAGATGCAGGATTTATAGTTAATAGTCCTATAAATTATGAATATCTAGTAAAAAACACTAGTATGGATGATGGGAATAGGTTTACATTTGAAAATGTTTTATTGAATCTATATAGAAATAAAACTCTTTCAGAAAAGGGCATAGATTATAATGAAGTCCTAGAAGTTTATAATACGCCTATAGAATATGAAACTACTGTCTTAGGTAAAGATGGTATGAAAAATTATTTATATACCTATATCTTAATCTTTGGATTATATTTTGTTGTACTATTTTATGGTCAGTTAACAGCTACTTCCGTAGCTAGTGAAAAGAGTAATCGTACTATGGAAATTTTAGTAACTAGTACCAGTACAAAAAATCTTATATTTGGGAAAGTAATAGCTGGAGCTTTAGCTGGAATAATACAGTTTGGTGCTTTGATTTTGGTTGCTAGTATAACTTATAGATTAAATGATCAAGCCTGGAATAATAATTTGGATTTTATCTTTAATATTCCCGGAAATGTATTGGCTACATTTTCTACCTTTGGAATATTAGGATATCTTTTCTATCTATTTATCTATGGTGTCATTGGTGCCTTAGTATCTAGAACTGAAGATGTAGGCACAAGCTCTACACCACTTACCATAGTATTTATTGTTGCTTTCTTTATATCTATGATGGGTCTTACAAACCCAGATATGTATGCATTAAAAGTAGCTTCATTTGTTCCATTTACATCCTTTATGGCAATGTTTGTAAGAGTATCTATGGGAAATGTATCAACTTTTCAAATAGTAATTTCCCTATTGATATTAGCTGTATCAACTATTATTACTGGAATATTTGGCGCCAAAATATATAGATTAGGTACTTTAATGTACGGCAATCCTATAAAAATTACAAAGGCTATTAAGATGTTAAAAGATAAATAA
- a CDS encoding transglutaminase-like domain-containing protein, translated as MFRKHSIILLLVVTLLLFSTVAQAAGGYIDKSQVNSGVININYNNGKVGAVRVSKGSTSYDYILKGNETIPLQLGNGEYTVLVLENAGGNKFKQIAKETITLKSIDSNEVYLQSIQMINWNNDMNAIKKAKELTKNAKNNKEKVESIYNYIITNVSYDNDKANKLSSNYIPKIDETLKSQKGICYDYASLFAAMTRSVGLPTKLLMGHKNDINEYHAWNQVYLADSNEWIIIDTTYDAGKQKGNKSIPMIKDGKDYKIEKEY; from the coding sequence ATGTTTAGAAAACATAGTATTATACTCTTGCTAGTTGTGACTTTGTTATTATTTTCAACAGTGGCTCAAGCAGCTGGTGGTTATATTGATAAATCTCAAGTGAATAGCGGAGTAATAAATATTAACTACAATAATGGTAAAGTTGGAGCAGTAAGAGTTAGCAAAGGTAGTACAAGCTATGATTATATATTAAAGGGAAACGAGACTATACCTTTACAACTTGGAAATGGTGAATATACTGTATTGGTGTTAGAAAATGCAGGAGGCAATAAATTTAAACAAATTGCTAAGGAAACTATTACATTAAAATCTATAGATTCAAATGAAGTATATCTACAATCTATTCAAATGATTAATTGGAACAATGATATGAATGCCATAAAAAAGGCAAAGGAATTAACTAAAAACGCTAAGAATAATAAGGAAAAGGTAGAATCAATTTATAACTATATCATAACTAATGTAAGCTATGATAATGACAAGGCAAATAAGTTAAGCTCAAACTATATACCAAAAATAGATGAAACTTTAAAATCACAAAAAGGAATATGTTATGACTATGCATCTCTATTTGCAGCAATGACTAGGTCAGTAGGATTACCTACTAAACTGCTTATGGGACATAAGAATGATATAAATGAATATCATGCATGGAACCAAGTATATTTAGCAGATAGCAATGAATGGATTATTATAGATACAACTTATGATGCTGGCAAGCAAAAAGGAAACAAATCTATTCCTATGATAAAAGATGGAAAAGATTATAAAATAGAAAAAGAATACTAA